The Mucilaginibacter sp. PAMB04168 genome contains the following window.
TTTCACATCGGCTTGCAGCATAAAATCAGCCGTTACACCTGCCTTAACCGATTGACTTTTTTCAACCGTGGCTACGATTTTACCAGCATTATCGGTTATGGTGGTAATTACCTTGTAATCAGCTGACTTATCAGATTCATTTTTTACCTGTGCCTGAATTTTAACAGTACCTTTTGCGGCGGTGGCAACCGGTGTGGTTATATATACGCCGTTAGGTGTTAAATGTACCAAATCGGTTTGCACTAACCTTACATGCCTGTATATACCTGCGCCTGTGTAATACCGCGATGCAGGCTGAATACTATTATCAGCCCTTACGGAAATAACATTTGAGCTACCATAAGTAAGGTAAGGTGTGATATCATATCTGAATGTGCTATAGCCATAAGGTCTTTTGCCTAAATGATGCCCATTGATCCACACATCACTATTAGCCATCACACCATCAAATTCCACATACATTAACTTAGGAGTAGCCGGCTTGCTAAACGTAAAACGTTTACTGCGATACCAGCCCACGCCTGATGGCAAGTACCCTCCTCCCCGGCTGGTAGGATTGGTTTGACTATAGGGCCCCTCAATACTCCAGTCGTGAGGTACGGTTACCTCACGCCACTTTTTATCGTCAAAAGCCAATTGTTCGGCGCCGGTGGTATCGCCTTTGTGAAACTTCCAATTGGTATCAAAAGCTACATTGACACGTTTAACTGTGGGGCGCTGGGCTTGTGCGGTAACAGCAATAGCCAATAATGAGAAGGCTGTAACGAAATATTTTTTCATACCGTTAAGGTTTAGCCGAAAGCAGATTAGGTATAGTTAGTTTTGAATTATCAGTAGCGGTAATAGTGCTATTATTCCATTTCCAGCCTTGAGCATACTTTACTTCGCCCGCTGTTTCAACCGTCATATTCACCTTATCAAACTGAAAGTTTTGCAGTTGTGATTCTTGCAAACCGATAGCATTAACGGCTTTTTTAGCGCCGTTGACCTTTATGTTAGAAATAAAAACGTTTTTGAAATGCGGAATACCCTTGGATGCCGGCTCTACCTTGGTGAGCATTTTTTTCCAGTGCGGCGGCAGGGTACTTTCGGTATAACCGTCGGGCAGCTTGGAATAGCTGTAGCTCGGGTTCCAGTTCATGGTGATCTGGAAGGCCGTTCGTACGTTGTTCATAGTGATGTTAGTGAAATGAATATCTTCCACCGTTCCACCACGCGTAGTGGCCGATTTAATGTTTAAGCCGTTGCTTGTTCCGTTGCCTACCAGGTTGGTTGCGTACACGTGGCGTATTCCCCCCGATGTTTCGCTACCCAGCGTAAGCAAGCCCGAGCCTGCCCGGGCCACACAGTTGCGAATAACTACGTACTCGGTAGGTTTATTCACCCGCAGGCCATCCCAATCTCTGCCCGACTTCAGGCAAAAATCATCGTCGTTACAATCAATATCACAATTTTCAATCAATATCTTGGTTGATGAATCCACGTCAATTCCATCGGTGCTTGGTCCGTGGCCATCTACATTATTACGAATGGTAATGCCATCAACGGTCACTTGGCTGGAGTAAAGTAACTGCACCGTCCAAAAACCGGCCTGCTGCAGGGTAATGCCCTTGATGGTTACGTCGGTTGAGTTCGTTACCAGCAGTGTTCGTGGCCTTTTGGCATCGTAATCCACTATCCAGCGTAAACCTTTAGGCTCATACTCCTTACGCATATTCCAGTATAAATCCCAAAAAGGCTTGCCTTGTGCATTTACCAACCCTTTACCTGTAATAGCTGCATTGCGCTGCCCCATAATGTTGATAAGCGCTGCGGGCCATTTCATTTCTATACCGGCTATACGTGTATCTATTTCCGGGTAGTCGGCAATGTTCTGACTGCCCATTAATTCGGCACCTTCGTCCAGTTGCAAGTTCACATTACTTTTGATGAACAGTGAACCGGTTAAATACTTTCCAGACTTAACTTCAACAATACCGCCACCAGCGGCTGAACATTTGTCTATGGCCTGCTGAATAGCTTTGGTGCTGAGTGTTTTGCCATCGTTTACTGCTTTGTAATCGCTAACGAGGTAAACTTTGGTTTTATAAGGAAAATTTTTCGCGCCTACCGTTTTAACCCAGCCTGGTTCGTCAGCAGCTTTAGTCAGGGGTAAATTTAACACCACCGATGTAACTAAAAGCAGCAAGTATTTCATCTTAATCGTCATATATGAAATCATTCTGCCTTGTTTGATTTGGCAGCTTTGGCTACTTCAACTGCGTAAATTTCATCGTGCCCCTCAAAGTTAGCTCGAAAAATCACCCATTTTTCATCGGGAGAGAAGTGTACGTTAGGCTCTTGCTTATAATAGTGATTCTTCATGTTAACCAACTTTTCTGACTTGAACTTATCACCTTCGGGCCTGAACAGATAGATCCACATGCCATCGGGCGCTTTGGCAACCTGGCCCGGGTCGCCGCCATCACCGCAAAAAAGCTTTTCATCTGCCGTTACATTAAAATGGATTGACCATTCATTACGGTTCATTTCGTAAATCTTCTCTTTACCCGTTTTCATATCGTATCCGGCTAGGAAGAAGGTTTGCCCTTTAGGCTTTTGCAGATCGAACCACTCCGTGTTGCCATTTGGCGACCAGAACTCATGACCGGCAATTTCCATAGGCATTGTACGCTTATGCAAAAGGGTAGATTTGTTGGTTTTGATATTGTAGTTCCAGATGCGGTCTACTTTTTCCCAAGGGCCCTCATGGCAGTAGGAAAGTATGTTTGGATCAGTAGTAGAAAACAACAGATGGTTGGTCCACTCGTTCTCGCGGTTTACTTCCTTCAATTCCTTGGTTTTAGTGTTGAGTATATACAGCACATGCTCAATATGTGCGTTGTAAATCCGCTGGAAGAAATCTTTTTTTTCAGGGTACTGCTTTAATATCTCACGCTCCTGGTCGCCTACTGCTTTTACGCAGGCCATGTAAGTACCATCGGCATTTACCGTACCCACCCTGCCCTTAAATGAGGGGTCGAAAGCATAAATAAAACGCTCTTTACGGGTATCTACGTTGGCAGCAAACACGCTATCGCCGCTTTGGTAATAGGCCTCACGTGTTTTAGCGCAAACCATTTCGCCGGCCACGCGAGCCCTGTTGGTTAGCTGTGCAACTTTTTTTGTTTTCAGATTAAGGGTGAATAACTGTTTGCCATCAGTTGTTGTACCACCTGAGAAAACCATGATATCGCCTTCGCTTTTTAGCTGAGGTACAAAACAGTTGTTGTTAAAATAGAAACTGGTGTTGCCGCCGGGTCGGTTAACTAAGCGCACTACTTTGTGGCCGGTATCTTTGTCAATCCATTGGGCAACGGCCATGGGCTGTTTGTTAGCGCCGGTTTCGAGCACGGGTTGCGCTTGTGCAGCTATGCAGTAGAAGCTAAGAGCGAACAGCGGGGCGAACAGTTTCTTTTTCATAACAGGTAGTTTTGGTTAGTTACCATCTGGTTTAATGGCAGAATTTTTGGGGCTTAGCGGCCAGTTGAAGCTTTCGATGGGATCAGGTTTTGATGGGTCGAACGTTTTGGTATCAACCAGATACTTTTTCAGGCCCAGGTTATTCGTTTTAATTCCTTCTACAATACATTTGGCCAATTCGTAGGCACCGTAAGGGTTAAAGTGTGTATTATCTTCTAAAGCCTTATCCTGACCGGGAAAGGTATTAGCAGGATAATGTACCAGTGCTTTCTTAGAATTTTCGACACCCAGGGCATCGTAAAATTTCGTTACCATTTGGTTCAGGTCAATCAAAGGCACATTAAGTTCTTGGGCTACCTTGCGGGCGGCAGCTGGGTAATCGCCCAGTGTGTTTACCGTTTTACCTTCGGCATCGAATGAGCGGCGGGCTGTTGAAGTTACAATAACTGGGTTGGCTTTATGTTCGCGTGCCTGCATTACAAACAGCTTTAAGCGCTCGGTATAAGATTTATAAGCGCCATCGTTAGGGCCCTTCTCTTTCTGATCGTTATGGCCAAACTCTATAAACAGGTAATCGCCGGGTTTAATAAGGCTCATTACTTTTTCCAGGCGCTTACTGCCTATAAAACTTCCCAGCGTAAGGCCCGACTCAGCATGATTGGCAATGGCTACACCTGGCTTAAAAAAACGAGGTATCATTTGTCCCCAGGCAGCCCAGGGCTCATCGTCCTGGTCAACCACGGTTGAGTTGCCTGCCAGGTAAACGGTAATTTGATTGTCTACCTTTTCAATTTCAATAGCACTAACAGCAGAGTTACCCGCAAACTCAAGTGTAAGCTTATTGTCCCAATCCAGCTTGCCATTTTCACGGGGTTTCAGTTTTACCATTTCGCCGTTAGCAATCTGCGGCATACGGATGTTAACTATAAAACTTACCTTTTTTGATTCATTAGGCTTGGTGGCAAAGTTTTCGACCATTAAACGGCGCGACTCGGCCTTAACGGTAGTTTGGGTAGGGCCTTCAGCATCACCAAGGGTTAGTGTTACTTTATAATTCCCCTCGGGTACGGCTGCCGAAAAGTAAAATGGTTTATTGCTGGTTACAAAGCTGCTGCTATGACCTTTACGCATGATAACCTGCGAAGCAGTGCCCATGTCAAATCCATAATCGTTATTATAATTTTTTGACGTGCCAACGGCCGTAAAACCGGCTTTAGGCTTAGCTCCGCTTAGGTCGAACCGGTAGTTGGTTGCCGCGCTTTGTGCCCAAACAGGCGTAGCTAAGCTTGCGCAGAGCCCGGCAAACGACAGGGCCAAATATTTGATAGCCATCGGCTTCATGATCTGTAACATTAAATATTATACAGCGGTTTATAACTGCACGGTGCAGATTTGGTTAGATACTGTAGGCTCAAATTTATCTGATGCAGGGCTAAAGGGTATCCTGTACCGTCCTGAAAAGGCCGTGAACCGGCAATTACAACCACTTTATAACAGCAATGATACAATCACTGCTAAGGCTTTAAGCTAATGTAGGTTGGGGCATTACGGTCGCAGGTAAGTTTACCATCTGCATACTTCAGCTCGGCCACCTGTAAACTGCTTCGTTGCCGCTCATACTGGCTGGTAGCCGGCGGTGTAGTACGGCCGGGATGCGTAAAGTAAAAGATGTAGGCACGGTCATGGTTCACCACAATGTCGGCATGGCCCCCTATTACGCCGTCATCAGCACCGGTACCGGGGGCTTGTAAAATATTATCGGGCTGGCGTTTCCAGTTCAGCATGTCATCAGAGCTATACACGGCC
Protein-coding sequences here:
- a CDS encoding glycoside hydrolase family 28 protein, whose translation is MKYLLLLVTSVVLNLPLTKAADEPGWVKTVGAKNFPYKTKVYLVSDYKAVNDGKTLSTKAIQQAIDKCSAAGGGIVEVKSGKYLTGSLFIKSNVNLQLDEGAELMGSQNIADYPEIDTRIAGIEMKWPAALINIMGQRNAAITGKGLVNAQGKPFWDLYWNMRKEYEPKGLRWIVDYDAKRPRTLLVTNSTDVTIKGITLQQAGFWTVQLLYSSQVTVDGITIRNNVDGHGPSTDGIDVDSSTKILIENCDIDCNDDDFCLKSGRDWDGLRVNKPTEYVVIRNCVARAGSGLLTLGSETSGGIRHVYATNLVGNGTSNGLNIKSATTRGGTVEDIHFTNITMNNVRTAFQITMNWNPSYSYSKLPDGYTESTLPPHWKKMLTKVEPASKGIPHFKNVFISNIKVNGAKKAVNAIGLQESQLQNFQFDKVNMTVETAGEVKYAQGWKWNNSTITATDNSKLTIPNLLSAKP
- a CDS encoding oligogalacturonate lyase family protein, whose amino-acid sequence is MKKKLFAPLFALSFYCIAAQAQPVLETGANKQPMAVAQWIDKDTGHKVVRLVNRPGGNTSFYFNNNCFVPQLKSEGDIMVFSGGTTTDGKQLFTLNLKTKKVAQLTNRARVAGEMVCAKTREAYYQSGDSVFAANVDTRKERFIYAFDPSFKGRVGTVNADGTYMACVKAVGDQEREILKQYPEKKDFFQRIYNAHIEHVLYILNTKTKELKEVNRENEWTNHLLFSTTDPNILSYCHEGPWEKVDRIWNYNIKTNKSTLLHKRTMPMEIAGHEFWSPNGNTEWFDLQKPKGQTFFLAGYDMKTGKEKIYEMNRNEWSIHFNVTADEKLFCGDGGDPGQVAKAPDGMWIYLFRPEGDKFKSEKLVNMKNHYYKQEPNVHFSPDEKWVIFRANFEGHDEIYAVEVAKAAKSNKAE
- a CDS encoding rhamnogalacturonan acetylesterase; translation: MLQIMKPMAIKYLALSFAGLCASLATPVWAQSAATNYRFDLSGAKPKAGFTAVGTSKNYNNDYGFDMGTASQVIMRKGHSSSFVTSNKPFYFSAAVPEGNYKVTLTLGDAEGPTQTTVKAESRRLMVENFATKPNESKKVSFIVNIRMPQIANGEMVKLKPRENGKLDWDNKLTLEFAGNSAVSAIEIEKVDNQITVYLAGNSTVVDQDDEPWAAWGQMIPRFFKPGVAIANHAESGLTLGSFIGSKRLEKVMSLIKPGDYLFIEFGHNDQKEKGPNDGAYKSYTERLKLFVMQAREHKANPVIVTSTARRSFDAEGKTVNTLGDYPAAARKVAQELNVPLIDLNQMVTKFYDALGVENSKKALVHYPANTFPGQDKALEDNTHFNPYGAYELAKCIVEGIKTNNLGLKKYLVDTKTFDPSKPDPIESFNWPLSPKNSAIKPDGN